In the genome of Neofelis nebulosa isolate mNeoNeb1 chromosome 8, mNeoNeb1.pri, whole genome shotgun sequence, one region contains:
- the NPFF gene encoding pro-FMRFamide-related neuropeptide FF — MYLIKSLTPGLGVGGRRLGAGSPGGAMGGGPRRLLMEPCVSIACSRSPLRLLWGGGRSTAGIRGGYSRRRADGRMDSRRAAVLLLVLLLTDWGCAERPGGQDEGRQIFVEEDSRPRPLQEAQTPGSFLHSLLQAMQRHGRSSAFRFQPQRFGRNTRGSWSSEQLGPRAGEELSAPFWSLAAPQRFGKK; from the exons ATGTATCTAATAAAGTCTCTAACTCCAGGCTTAGGGGTTGGGGGCCGGAGGCTGGGAGCAGGAAGTCCCGGGGGTGCCATGGGAGGGGGTCCCAGGCGGCTCCTCATGGAGCCATGCGTTTCCATTGCCTGCTCTAGATCCCCCCTCAGGCTGCTGTGGGGTGGGGGCCGGAGCACAGCAGGTATAAGAGGCGGGTATAGCCGCAGGAGGGCAGATGGCAGGATGGATTCCAGGCGGGCAGCAgtgctgctgctggtgctgctGCTAACAGACTGGGGCTGTGCTGAAAGACCAGGGGGCCAAGACGAAGGACGGCAGATCTTCGTG GAGGAAGACAGCAGGCCCCGCCCGCTGCAGGAGGCCCAGACCCCTGGGTCATTCCTGCACTCCCTGCTCCAGGCCATGCAGAGACACGGCCGAAGCTCAGCCTTTCGGTTTCAGCCCCAGAG GTTTGGCAGAAATACCCGGGGCTCCTGGAGCAGCGAGCAGTTGGGTCCCCGAGCCGGGGAGGAGCTGAGCGCCCCGTTCTGGAGCCTGGCTGCCCCTCAGCGCTTTGGGAAGAAGTGA
- the TARBP2 gene encoding RISC-loading complex subunit TARBP2 isoform X3, with translation MSEEEQGSGTTTGCGLPSIEQMLAANPGKTPISLLQEYGTRIGKTPVYDLLKAEGQAHQPNFTFRVTVGDTSCTDSSLPEDIPVFTAAAATTPVPSAVPTRSPPMEVQPPVSPQQSECNPVGALQELVVQKGWRLPEYTVTQESGPAHRKEFTMTCRVERFVEIGSGTSKKLAKRNAAAKMLLRVHTVPLDARDGNEAEPDDDHFSIGVGSRLDGLRNRGPGCTWDSLRNSVGEKILSLRSCSLGALGALGPACCSVLSELSEEQAFHVSYLDIEELSLSGLCQCLVELSTQPATVCHGSAATREAARGEAACRALQYLKIMAGSK, from the exons ATGAGTGAAGAGGAGCAGGGCTCCGGCACTACCACGGGCTGCGGGCTGCCCAG TATAGAGCAAATGCTGGCAGCCAACCCGGGCAAGACCCCGATCAGCCTTCTGCAGGAGTATGGGACCAGAATAGGGAAGACGCCCGTGTACGACCTTCTCAAAGCCGAGGGCCAAGCCCACCAGCCTAATTTCACCTTCCGGGTCACCGTTGGCGACACCAGCTGCACTG ACTCTTCACTGCCTGAGGACATTCCAGTTTTTACTGCTGCAGCGGCTACGACTCCTGTTCCATCTGCTGTTCCAACCAG GAGCCCCCCCATGGAGGTGCAGCCCCCCGTCTCCCCTCAGCAGTCCGAGTGCAATCCTGTTGGCGCTCTGCAG GAGCTGGTGGTGCAGAAAGGCTGGCGGTTGCCTGAGTACACGGTGACCCAAGAGTCTGGGCCGGCCCACCGCAAAGAGTTTACCATGACCTGCCGAGTGGAGCGTTTCGTTGAGATTG GCAGTGGCACTTCCAAAAAGCTGGCAAAGCGTAACGCGGCGGCCAAAATGCTGCTTCGAGTGCACACGGTGCCTCTGGATGCCCGGGATGGGAATGAGGCAGAGCCTGATGACGATCACTTCTCCATT GGTGTGGGCTCCCGCCTGGATGGACTTCGGAACCGGGGCCCCGGCTGCACCTGGGATTCTCTGCGAAATTCAGTGGGAGAGAAGATCCTGTCCCTCCGCAGCTGCTCCCTGGGCGCCTTAGGTGCTCTGGGCCCTGCCTGCTGCAGTGTCCTCAGTGAGCTCTCTGAGGAGCAGGCCTTCCATGTCAGCTATCTGGATATTG AGGAACTGAGCCTGAGTGGGCTCTGCCAGTGCCTGGTGGAGCTGTCCACACAGCCGGCTACCGTGTGTCACGGCTCTGCAGCGACCAGGGAGGCAGCCCGCGGCGAGGCTGCCTGCCGTGCCCTGCAGTACCTCAAGATTATGGCgggcagcaaataa
- the TARBP2 gene encoding RISC-loading complex subunit TARBP2 isoform X1 produces MSEEEQGSGTTTGCGLPSIEQMLAANPGKTPISLLQEYGTRIGKTPVYDLLKAEGQAHQPNFTFRVTVGDTSCTGQGPSKKAAKHKAAEVALKHLKGGSMLEPALEDSSSFSPLDSSLPEDIPVFTAAAATTPVPSAVPTRSPPMEVQPPVSPQQSECNPVGALQELVVQKGWRLPEYTVTQESGPAHRKEFTMTCRVERFVEIGSGTSKKLAKRNAAAKMLLRVHTVPLDARDGNEAEPDDDHFSIGVGSRLDGLRNRGPGCTWDSLRNSVGEKILSLRSCSLGALGALGPACCSVLSELSEEQAFHVSYLDIEELSLSGLCQCLVELSTQPATVCHGSAATREAARGEAACRALQYLKIMAGSK; encoded by the exons ATGAGTGAAGAGGAGCAGGGCTCCGGCACTACCACGGGCTGCGGGCTGCCCAG TATAGAGCAAATGCTGGCAGCCAACCCGGGCAAGACCCCGATCAGCCTTCTGCAGGAGTATGGGACCAGAATAGGGAAGACGCCCGTGTACGACCTTCTCAAAGCCGAGGGCCAAGCCCACCAGCCTAATTTCACCTTCCGGGTCACCGTTGGCGACACCAGCTGCACTG GTCAGGGCcccagcaagaaggcagccaagCACAAGGCAGCTGAGGTGGCCCTCAAACACCTCAAAGGGGGGAGCATGCTGGAGCCGGCCCTGGAGGACAGCAG ttctttttctcccctaGACTCTTCACTGCCTGAGGACATTCCAGTTTTTACTGCTGCAGCGGCTACGACTCCTGTTCCATCTGCTGTTCCAACCAG GAGCCCCCCCATGGAGGTGCAGCCCCCCGTCTCCCCTCAGCAGTCCGAGTGCAATCCTGTTGGCGCTCTGCAG GAGCTGGTGGTGCAGAAAGGCTGGCGGTTGCCTGAGTACACGGTGACCCAAGAGTCTGGGCCGGCCCACCGCAAAGAGTTTACCATGACCTGCCGAGTGGAGCGTTTCGTTGAGATTG GCAGTGGCACTTCCAAAAAGCTGGCAAAGCGTAACGCGGCGGCCAAAATGCTGCTTCGAGTGCACACGGTGCCTCTGGATGCCCGGGATGGGAATGAGGCAGAGCCTGATGACGATCACTTCTCCATT GGTGTGGGCTCCCGCCTGGATGGACTTCGGAACCGGGGCCCCGGCTGCACCTGGGATTCTCTGCGAAATTCAGTGGGAGAGAAGATCCTGTCCCTCCGCAGCTGCTCCCTGGGCGCCTTAGGTGCTCTGGGCCCTGCCTGCTGCAGTGTCCTCAGTGAGCTCTCTGAGGAGCAGGCCTTCCATGTCAGCTATCTGGATATTG AGGAACTGAGCCTGAGTGGGCTCTGCCAGTGCCTGGTGGAGCTGTCCACACAGCCGGCTACCGTGTGTCACGGCTCTGCAGCGACCAGGGAGGCAGCCCGCGGCGAGGCTGCCTGCCGTGCCCTGCAGTACCTCAAGATTATGGCgggcagcaaataa
- the TARBP2 gene encoding RISC-loading complex subunit TARBP2 isoform X2 — protein sequence MLAANPGKTPISLLQEYGTRIGKTPVYDLLKAEGQAHQPNFTFRVTVGDTSCTGQGPSKKAAKHKAAEVALKHLKGGSMLEPALEDSSSFSPLDSSLPEDIPVFTAAAATTPVPSAVPTRSPPMEVQPPVSPQQSECNPVGALQELVVQKGWRLPEYTVTQESGPAHRKEFTMTCRVERFVEIGSGTSKKLAKRNAAAKMLLRVHTVPLDARDGNEAEPDDDHFSIGVGSRLDGLRNRGPGCTWDSLRNSVGEKILSLRSCSLGALGALGPACCSVLSELSEEQAFHVSYLDIEELSLSGLCQCLVELSTQPATVCHGSAATREAARGEAACRALQYLKIMAGSK from the exons ATGCTGGCAGCCAACCCGGGCAAGACCCCGATCAGCCTTCTGCAGGAGTATGGGACCAGAATAGGGAAGACGCCCGTGTACGACCTTCTCAAAGCCGAGGGCCAAGCCCACCAGCCTAATTTCACCTTCCGGGTCACCGTTGGCGACACCAGCTGCACTG GTCAGGGCcccagcaagaaggcagccaagCACAAGGCAGCTGAGGTGGCCCTCAAACACCTCAAAGGGGGGAGCATGCTGGAGCCGGCCCTGGAGGACAGCAG ttctttttctcccctaGACTCTTCACTGCCTGAGGACATTCCAGTTTTTACTGCTGCAGCGGCTACGACTCCTGTTCCATCTGCTGTTCCAACCAG GAGCCCCCCCATGGAGGTGCAGCCCCCCGTCTCCCCTCAGCAGTCCGAGTGCAATCCTGTTGGCGCTCTGCAG GAGCTGGTGGTGCAGAAAGGCTGGCGGTTGCCTGAGTACACGGTGACCCAAGAGTCTGGGCCGGCCCACCGCAAAGAGTTTACCATGACCTGCCGAGTGGAGCGTTTCGTTGAGATTG GCAGTGGCACTTCCAAAAAGCTGGCAAAGCGTAACGCGGCGGCCAAAATGCTGCTTCGAGTGCACACGGTGCCTCTGGATGCCCGGGATGGGAATGAGGCAGAGCCTGATGACGATCACTTCTCCATT GGTGTGGGCTCCCGCCTGGATGGACTTCGGAACCGGGGCCCCGGCTGCACCTGGGATTCTCTGCGAAATTCAGTGGGAGAGAAGATCCTGTCCCTCCGCAGCTGCTCCCTGGGCGCCTTAGGTGCTCTGGGCCCTGCCTGCTGCAGTGTCCTCAGTGAGCTCTCTGAGGAGCAGGCCTTCCATGTCAGCTATCTGGATATTG AGGAACTGAGCCTGAGTGGGCTCTGCCAGTGCCTGGTGGAGCTGTCCACACAGCCGGCTACCGTGTGTCACGGCTCTGCAGCGACCAGGGAGGCAGCCCGCGGCGAGGCTGCCTGCCGTGCCCTGCAGTACCTCAAGATTATGGCgggcagcaaataa
- the MAP3K12 gene encoding mitogen-activated protein kinase kinase kinase 12, with translation MACLHETRTPSPSFGGFVSTLSEASMRKLDPDTSDCTPEKDLTPTQCVLRDVVPLSGQGGGGPSPSPGGEPPPEPFANSVLQLHEQDAGGPGGATGSPESRASRVRADEVRLQCQSGSGFLEGLFGCLRPVWTMIGKAYSTEHKQQQEDLWEVPFEEILDLQWVGSGAQGAVFLGRFHGEEVAVKKVRDLKETDIKHLRKLKHPNIITFKGVCTQAPCYCILMEFCAQGQLYEVLRAGRPVTPSLLVDWSMGIAGGMNYLHLHKIIHRDLKSPNMLITYDDVVKISDFGTSKELSDKSTKMSFAGTVAWMAPEVIRNEPVSEKVDIWSFGVVLWELLTGEIPYKDVDSSAIIWGVGSNSLHLPVPSSCPDGFKILLRQCWNSKPRNRPSFRQILLHLDIASADVLSTPQETYFKSQAEWREEVKLHFEKIKSEGTCLHRLEEELVMRRREELRHALDIREHYERKLERANNLYMELNALMLQLELKERELLRREQALERRCPGLLKSHPSRGLLHGNTMEKLIKKRNVPQKLSPHSKRPDILKTESLLPKLDAALSGVGLPGCPKGPPSPGRTRRGKTRHRKASAKGSCGDLPGLRAALPPHEPGGPGSPGGLGGGPSAWEACPPALRGLHHDLLLRKMSSSSPDLLSAALGARGRGATGGAGDPGSPPPARGDTPPSEGSAPGSTSPDSPGGAKGEPPPPVGPGDVGLLGTGREGTAGRGGSRAGSQHLTPAALLYRAAVTRSQKRGISSEEEEGEVDSEVELTSSQRWPQGLNMRQSLSTFSSENPSDGEEGTASEPSPSGTPEVGSTNTDERPDERSDDMCSQGSEIPLDPPASEVVPGPEPSSSSIPHQDLPRGEQGPPNSEDSDCDSTELDNSNSGETLQPPASLPP, from the exons ATGGCCTGCCTCCACGAGACCCGCacaccctccccttcctttgGGGGTTTCGTGTCCACCCTAAGTGAGGCGTCCATGCGCAAGCTCGACCCAGACACTTCCGACTGCACCCCCGAGAAGGACCTGACGCCTACCCAGTGTGTACTTCGAGATGTGGTGCCCCTCAgcgggcagggtgggggcggacccagcccctccccaggcgGAGAGCCACCCCCCGAGCCTTTTGCCAATAGTGTCCTGCAGCTTCACGAGCAGGATGCAGGGGGCCCAGGGGGAGCCACTGGGTCCCCTGAGAGTCGGGCGTCCAGAGTTCGAGCAGATGAGGTGCGGCTGCAGTGCCAGAGTGGCAGTGGCTTCCTGGAAGGGCTCTTCGGCTGCCTGCGCCCCGTCTGGACCATGATTGGCAAAGCCTACTCCACCGAGCACAAGCAGCAGCAGGAAG ACCTTTGGGAGGTCCCCTTTGAGGAAATCCTGGATCTGCAGTGGGTGGGCTCAGGGGCCCAGGGCGCTGTCTTCCTGGGGCGCTTCCACGGGGAGGAGGTGGCTGTGAAGAAGGTACGGGACCTGAAGGAGACTGACATCAAGCACCTCCGAAAGCTGAAGCACCCCAACATCATCACCTTCAA GGGCGTGTGcacccaggctccctgctacTGCATCCTCATGGAGTTCTGCGCCCAGGGCCAGCTGTACGAGGTACTGCGGGCCGGCCGCCCTGTCACCCCCTCATTGCTGGTTGACTGGTCCATGGGCATCGCCGGTGGCATGAACTACCTGCACCTGCACAAGATTATCCATAGAGACCTCAAGTCCCCCAA CATGCTAATCACGTACGACGATGTGGTGAAGATCTCCGATTTTGGCACTTCCAAGGAGCTGAGTGACAAGAGCACCAAGATGTCCTTTGCAGGGACAGTAGCCTGGATGGCCCCTGAAGTGATCCGCAATGAGCCTGTGTCTGAGAAGGTCGACATCTG GTCCTTTGGTGTGGTGCTGTGGGAACTGCTGACTGGAGAGATCCCCTACAAAGACGTGGATTCCTCAGCCATCATCTGGGGCGTAGGAAGCAACAGTCTCCATCTGCCTGTGCCCTCCAGCTGCCCGGACGGCTTCAAAATCCTGCTTCGCCAGTGCTG GAACAGCAAGCCACGAAATCGTCCATCATTCCGCCAGATCCTGCTGCATCTGGACATAGCCTCAGCCGACGTCCTCTCCACACCCCAGGAGACTTACTTTAAGTCCCAG GCAGAGTGGCGCGAAGAGGTAAAGCTGcactttgaaaaaattaagtcAGAAGGGACCTGTCTGCACCGCCTAGAAGAGGAGCTGGTGATGCGGAGGCGGGAGGAGCTCAG ACACGCCTTGGACATCAGGGAGCACTATGAAAGGAAGTTGGAGAGAGCCAACAACCTGTACATGGAACTTAATGCCCTCATGCTGCAGCTGGAGCTCAAGGAGCGGGAGTTGCTCAG GAGGGAACAAGCTTTAGAGAGGAGGTGCCCAGGTCTGCTGAAGTCACACCCTTCCCGAGGCCTCCTGCATGGGAACACGATGGAGAAGCTCATCAAGAAGAGGAACGTCCCACAGAAACTGTCACCTCACAGTAAAAG gCCAGATATCCTCAAGACTGAATCTTTGCTACCTAAACTTGATGCTGCCCTGAGTGGGGTGGGGCTTCCTGGGTGTCCTAAGGGCCCTCCCTCGCCAGGACGGACTCGCCGTGGGAAGACTCGTCACCGCAAGGCCAGCGCCAAGGGCAGCTGCGGAGACCTGCCTGGGCTTCGTGCAGCCTTGCCGCCCCATGAACCTGGGGGACCAGGAAGCCCAGGGGGGCTAGGAGGGGGACCCTCAGCCTGGGAGgcctgccctccagccctccGTGGGCTCCACCATGACCTCCTGCTACGAAAGATGTCGTCATCGTCCCCGGATCTGCTGTCAGCAGCACTGGGAGCCCGGGGCCGAGGGGCCACGGGGGGAGCAGGGGATCCTGGCTCACCACCTCCAGCCCGGGGAGACACCCCGCCGAGTGAGGGCTCAGCACCTGGCTCCACCAGCCCAGATTCACCTGGGGGAGCCAAAGGGGAGCCACCTCCACCAGTAGGGCCTGGTGACGTAGGGCTGCTGGGAACTGGAAGGGAAGGGACAGCGGGACGGGGAGGAAGCCGGGCTGGGTCCCAACACTTGACCCCAGCTGCACTGCTGTACAGGGCTGCTGTCACCCGAAGCCAG AAACGTGGCATCTcatcagaggaagaggaaggagaagtggACAGTGAGGTAGAGCTGACATCGAGCCAGAG GTGGCCTCAGGGTCTGAACATGCGCCAGTCActatccaccttcagctcagagAATCCATCTGATGGGGAGGAGGGCACAGCCAGTGAGCCTTCCCCCAGTGGCACACCTGAAGTTGGCAGTACCAACACGGATGAGCGGCCGGATGAGCGGTCTGATGACATGTGTTCCCAGGGCTCAGAAATCCCACTGGACCCACCTGCTTCAGAGGTGGTTCCTGGCCCCGAACCCAGCTCCTCATCCATCCCACACCAGGACCTACCCAGAGGGGAGCAG GGCCCTCCCAATTCTGAGGACTCAGACTGTGACAGCACTGAACTGGACAACTCCAACAGTGGTGAAACCTTGCagcctccagcctctctccctccatgA